From Drosophila santomea strain STO CAGO 1482 chromosome 2R, Prin_Dsan_1.1, whole genome shotgun sequence:
TTGCCACATGGTTGAACATTCGTACATATCTATTCTGCTGCGCGATTGTGTTGATATATACCCAACTATATGGTGTGGTCGTGTGAAGATCCAAGAAAGGAGCGTCCGACTGTCGAGATGTTGATCTTAGTCCGATGGGGAATAGGCATCTAAGATCAGTTTCCGGACAGACTGGAGCGTTCCTCTTTATGTCTATTGCTATGGTTTCGGTAGCTGTTgtatttggttttcggtttttggtttcgaTTTTGTTTCGATTAGCTTACAGTTTAATGTTTTACACTTTGTATTCTGTTACACACACAACGAAGATTGAGGGGGAGTTACAATACAATTAATTTACGATCGagttgttttcatttgttaaGGTTGTATTTGAAACTATTTTGCAGTAGTTAATTAGCTATCGCATGGCATTTGTGGTTACGTTACTAGATGCGCGCCAATCGATTTCAGTTATGTGTTTCATTCAAGAATCTATTATGATtagttattaaaatatattcattttcagttttacTGGTACATACACATAGTTTTTGTCAAAAGGAAAAGTCGACTTGCATATGGCGAAAATGGTTCGAAAGTGTTGAAGCGTATCGGTGTCCATATTCGGCAAGGACTCCTTCTGGGTTAACGTCCTGCTTCGGAAACGACTTGAATCTTATAGTACAGGGCCGCAAATGTGGCTCATACGCAAGGGTTTTTaagttttggtttggtttttcatttttttgtttttataatatCACAGATTGCTCGAGATTTAtgcattaaaatatatgtaaaccGTTACTTTGTTAGGCAATCTCaaacacaaaagaaaaactgGGAGGCAAGTTGGAGGGGCAAAGATTAGAAACGGGAATGAAAACTAGGTCTATATCTTTGAGAGTTTGCTTGCTGTTAGGGTATTGACTACTTACTATAAACATCAATTATAGTGTGGATACATAGTACTCTTGTTAATAGTACGTCTCCATTTGCTAGCTTGTGTTTGGATTTGTGTTTTTGAAGATTGTGGCGAATGCGTCTTCCGAATTCGGCGCTCTAAGTTCTGcgtacaaaatatttcaaatcattttccagttcaaataaataaagagtTTTAAGGGCCAAAGGGTGGCATacaaaattttgttaatttcgAAAAATAATTTCGGCCTTTCGCTGTTCACTACTAATCCATTCCAGAATATCTCCCTAggtttttgatttgatttgttatCTAAATTTCAGTTCCGTTTTCCCCACTTTGTATTCGAGTTACATGTTCAtacgttttccatttttattcgTACTCTCCAAATCACAATTATTAGCAATTAGCAATTTAAGAATAAAATATAGCTACCCAGTATGTTTGTataatttctgtttctgttgtgtatatataaatttcttATCAGAATTTAGTCTAACTTTACAACTAGCATTAATATTTTCGGGCTATGAACATTTTGCCACACGAAAACTACATCCAGAGTTCCATGCAAGTACGTACCTAAAACTCTTATCAGCTAACGTTTCGTTTGAGAGTAATTACTTCACTTGGAATATGTCAcattattttacattttatgcatttaCGATTTTTACACCAATTCAAAATGTCTAATTGTGGTAGAATTGTATTCATTCAACTGGTTGGGTAAACATTAGATTGCAACACcgagaaaaaacaaatatctGATATCTGTTGTGGAATTTacattgtattatttatagtGGCCTCATGCCTCATGCACTTTGTTTGGCCATTCGTTCCTGGTTACTCAGGATAATCCTATAGCTTCAGGAACTCGTCCAGCATCCGCTTGCGCTGCTGGTGAAGAGCTTGCTCCGACAGCAGGTACATCCCAATGTCGCTGTAGTTTTTCATTAGTTAGTTGTTGGAATTGCTGAAGAGTTGGTGTCATAAGGCTGTAGCCTCCTCCGCGCTGTTGCTGCGAACCAGTCCGCCCAGCTGTGGTTTGCTGTCATCTGAAATACACCGAGTTGGACCGCTTTAGTTGGGAAAGTTCTAAGCGAAATAGGAAGTTTACCTTTTAGGGATCTCGAAACCAATGAAAccaaagcaaaataataagtgtaattcaaataattgtaaacaaaaatgatttattcAGGCCATTTCTAAAAGTATACGCTTCACATTTAAATagggaaataataataataataactaagGATTAAAACGTTTAGAATTGGATCTAAGCGGCGCTGGCAATACATTACAATTTCTTGTATAAATTAAGATGCTCGACTAACAACTAAATTTACGCTTAGTATTATGTTACTGAAGGTAGATGTTAACTAGTTCCGATCCGATGCGACTTTCAAAACTTAAATCTAAGCGAACATACGCTTCACTAAACGACCCACTCCCGCCAGGGGACCATTCATCATCTGGTGGGCTCGGCAGCGGACGTGGCGGCACTGGTGGACACCTCGTCGCTGGTCAGGGCCGGCACTTTGCTGGcactgctggtgctgctgctgaccacCGGCGGCGGGGTGGTGCCACTGGTTGTGGAGGTCACCCCGCCGGAGGTAGACACTGTATCTGGTGAGGCGACCATGGTCTTTGGAGGAGTCGCTGTCGGTGTCGGTGTGGGCGATACCGATAGCCTGGCACGCTGTTTCTCCTCGCCTATGTCTGTCTGGGTTGTGGCAGTCGTGTCCGAGTCTAGAATCTTTGGGGTCTCCTCTTTGCATTTACCTGATGCTGCTGCGGCAGCACTGACCGCGGGCAGCGAGTTGTTTGCGTCCGATTGTGGACTGGCACTGCGCCGGGAAGAGTTTTCCGGTGAGCTGTCCGGATGGATGGGCTTGTCTGCGGCTGCATTCGGCGTGGCTGGTTTCTTTTCAAGCGCCACCGGCGGCGGAGAGCTTTTGTGGCCATCCTCTTTGATTGCCAAGTGCTCCTTACTTTCTGCCTGCGATGCTCCTCCATTGGATTCGGCGCCATTTACTTCGTGGTTTGTCGGCTGGCCACTGCTGGCGTTAGATGGCGCCTGGTTGCTCGAATTCGAATTTGACCCAGTCAAATCCAAGGTGGTGGGTTCATGGGTCACCGGCGTGGCTGCCTTGTCTATCATCGCCGATTGTTGggctgcagcagccacagcTGCAGCAATATGATGCCTCATGGCATGTGGACTGCCGCCGGCTCGGCCTCCATTGGCCGAGGATGATGGAGTGATCGGTGGCGTGATTTTGGGTGAGCTGGGCAGCGACAGgggctgctgctggtgggcaGCTGTGGGAGTCATTCCGCTGGCCGCCGCTGCAGCCGCATGCATGGCCGCCAAATGCCCGTGGTGGTAATAGTGGCCCATGTTGGGAATGTGGGAACTAGAGGTAGTGGGCGGCATTCCACTGCCGCTGACACCACCGCTGGGCGTCGATGTGGGTACCTGATCCGCGCTGAGCTTTACAGATGATGTCAGGTTTAGGCTGGTGTGTGGTGAGGTCGCAGACAAACTGGAGCTGGCTGTGACGGGTATGGAGTTGCTCAGCCCTCCTCCGCCGGCCGAAGAGGTATGCGGTGGCAATTGGTGGGCCAGCGAGGCGGGATGATGGGGCGACATATGCGGATGGCTGAGGTTCAGACTGTGCGGATGTGCGCCGAGTCCAAGGGCAGCGGCTGAGAAGCCAGGATGCGTGAGGCCAGCAGCGCCCGGATGGGCCAATCCCATGGCCGCCTGCTGCAGGTGGTGCTGCAGATTGGGCCCATGACCACCCAGTTGGGGAACGCCTGGGAGCCCAGCCATGCCAAGATTAAGACCCATGGCTCCGTGGGGACTCTGCCGCTGGGCATTCGCTGCCGCTGCATGGTAGTGCGACATTCCGGGTAGGCCATGAAGTGCACCTGGGGGTCCTCGTAAACTCATATTGAGATGTGGAATCATGGAACCCAATAGATTTCGGTTCAGTGGGGAGTACAACTGGTTCGAGTAATGGTGCGAGGCAGTCAACAGTTGCTGTCGCTCCCGCTCGCGCTCTCGCTCCTCGTCCCGCAGCTTCCGTTCCCGTGCCTCCTTCTCGCGCTGCTCCTTCTCACGCTGCTCCCGTTCGCGCTGCTCCTTTTCCCGTTGCTCCTTTTCCCGCTGCTCCTTTTCGCGTTGCTCCCGCAGCTCACGCTCTTTTTCGCGCTGAATCTCTCGTTCGCGTTCCTCCTCCCTCGCCAGTCGCGCCCggtgctcctcctccagcttcaTCCGGTCGTGCATCGCTGGCGAGATACCCAACGCTGCTCCGGGCATCATCGAGTAGAGGTGGGAGTACGGCGAGGCCATTTGGGGATACAGGGCGGCCGCATGCGGATGTGAGGGATGTGCGCCGGCGGCACGAAACAGTTGGTATCTGTGCTCCAGGTAGAGCTGCTCCGTATACGGTAGACCAGCGGGATTCAGAAAAGCTGAAATAGGTATGGTGATTAGAAAATGTTCAATGGAATAATCGCAGAGACTAGGACTATTAACATAATATTCAAACATTAATGTTCAAACTATTAAATGTGATTTATGTTAATATTCCATTATCAGCTTTAATCAATCTGCTAACCTGGCGGAATACCCGGCAGTCCGGCAAAGTGGGAGTAGGCCTCCAGCGGAAAGGCGCCCGCCGGATGCATCAGTCGCTCGTCCGATCTGTACGGCTGGAATCCACTCCTGGCCAAGAGTTCCGGTTGCAGCGACGCTGTTTGTGGTGCGTGACTCAGACGCGCGATCTTCTCCGGCGGCTGTGGCGATGGAGGTGAACGCTTCTTGTTACTGGACACCCGATCCTCGCCAGGTCGCTCGGTTCCCACACGGCCTGCCACCGAATTCAGCGCTCCTGGGCCAGCCGATGACGGTGGTGGCCCACCGGCTCCCGAAGTTGGCACACTCCTGTCTCCACCGACATCCTCCTCCTTGATGTCCGCCTGCTTGGCCAGCGTTCGCAGGGCGGCGGCAAAGGAGCCCCGACTACTGGCCGATGCGGCACCAATAGCTCCTGGTGGCAAGCCCACTCCGGctgccagctgctgctgcactgcagccGCCACCGCCTGCTGTTGAGCCTGTTGTTGAgcctgatgttgctgctgctgctgctgttgatgttgctggtgctgatgctgctgcggtGACGGGGTGCCAATGTGATTGCTGGGCAGGGCGTGGTTCAGCAGGGGGTTGCCGCCGGCGGACGATGGTACCGGACTGTTGGCCACCGAAGATCCCGGcaagccgccgccgccgccgccaggAGGTGTTTGCAGGTGGTGCGGCACGGGAATGTGCGGTGCCGGGCTGGTGGCTGGCCGCTTCTGTCCAGCCTTTGGTGGCACTGCAATGGAAAAGgattaattagtttaaaccATAACTAGAGATGTCTATGTAACTCTAAAAAGTTTCCCAACTTGTgaacaaattttcaaaactTTAGTACTACAATTACTATCGCAATGGAGAGTTATCTCTGTGAGGCTCTTAACTTGAAAGCATACCCAGAAATAAAAGAATATGATGTGAAAAAGAGCTCATGGGAGTTTCAAGAACTGCTCCTGGCCAAATGCACTCTGCATAAGCTCGGTGGGAATCGGAGGCAACCGATTTTACGGTCCTCCGTCTCTGTAATTCGAAACAGAACCAGGTTTCCTAGGGGATGAGGGCAGACTGAGTTCGTTCGAATTTCCTCTGCTAATATCTGATTGATGTCCGCGAGTTGTGTGACGGGCAgaaattgcgcatacgcctCGTTGCATTTGCGGCAATTTGCATACGTAGGCGACAAGGTGGATCCCGGGTGACGTGTGCGTTGGGTGAGGGGCGTGGAGTGCCACCGCCATCCCAGGATGCCAGAATGCCAGGATGGGCATCAGGAGGAGCAGAAGCCAGAACAAGAGCAGTCACTCTATCGCCAGCAGGTTGACGCTGGTTGAATGCAAATGGCGAAGGCTCGAAACTTGAATTTCGGACATGGTCCACTCAGCCATGCGAATCGAAAGTGGGGATGAGGGCTTACCATTCCGACTACGACGCAGtaccaccaccagcaccaccaccacctttGTTTGCCTCCTTTTGGGGCCCACCACTTTTCCTTTGAGGGTCCTACGAACGGCGCAAATTGCACGCCCAACGAATTTATCGATTCTTGTTACTCGTTTTCGGGTTGCCCGCTACGAAATTGCTTTCAGATATGACAGCCACACCCCCGAGAGACCGCCCATTTCAGGTCGCCGAACCAGGAGAGAACTCCTGGCCAGTCctcctgctgcttctgcatctgctgctgctgctgctgctgcttctgccgCTCCTGCTGTTCCTGCAGCACCATCATCTCCGCTCGCATTCAATGCCGAATGGAATTTGCAACGACATCGAGGACAACGATGTTATGAGGCCGGCACGGCATGTATTTGGAAAACCATttcgctggctggctggctggctggctggtcCTTTGTGGACCTTAAAGCTGCTCGGTCTCAAATGGAAGCTCGCATTGGAAGTGGTTTTTCCAGGGGCGGTACACGGTAGGCGGTATGTAGGTGGCAGTTGGTAGGGTGTAGGTGGTGGTGAACTACTACATGCTGGATACTGTTTCGCTTCGAGAGCTtcgagctggagctggagctggagctgcacATATTTCGGATTTTTGTGAAAATCAACAATTCAAGAAAAATAGAGAACAACTTTTGTGGTTGGGTAAATATTATCACCTCGGTAGCCTTAGTTCtgctttgtgttttatttatttactggcTTTCCATCCGAGCGGAATCTGGCAGGCAGCAGTGCTCTTCGAGAGCTTTTATTAAATGAAGGAAAAATGCAACGAAGAATGCAGATGCATCACTGGcttcgtcatcatcatcaccaccatcaccattaACAGCTTTTCCCAGTAGAACATCATGATAACGTCTGCTGCATAAGCTCATGGTTTAGAGCGTTTTGTGTCGTTTATGAAAATGGGGTGAGTGGAGGttgggatctgggatctggggAACTATGTAGATGGCCGGGACATGGAAATGGGAGTGAaaatgtgcatgtgcatgtgcaaGTGCATGtgttggctgctgctgctgttgcagcatGTGTATTTACCAAACTAAACCGAAATAATGCCCGAAACTGCAATACCAACATCGATGTCGACGACTAGAACAATAAAATGCCGACGACTGCGAATGCGAATGAGTTgagagcagagcagagcagagttGGCTgtggatggttggatgggtGAAATGGGTGGGTAGGCTGGAATCTCACATGCCCATATCAGCGTCCATACCTAAAACCCGGAACACCCAACCCCTCAACCCCTCAACCACCCGGACAAACCAAACAAAGCTCCTCGATGCCGATGCCAATGCCGATGACGATGATGCCAACGTTGACGTGGCTGGCCGTATTTGCCAGTTTGCCCAACTCAGCCTGTGGGCTCTGGCAAAACAGGggagatggtgatggtgatgggtCGGATGGGTTATATTCGGTTGGGCGGTAGGTATGGAAATGTAGCGGAGTATGCATACACTGCAGTGTAGGGAAAACTAGAGTAGAGTCCCTCGGCCTCTACCCTTTCCAAATCAAACCCCACTTCCATCCCGTCGCAGTGTTGTTTGCCATGAAATgcctgtttgtttgcctgggTTTTGTGTACTTCAACATGGTCCCAGACCCCAGACCCAGATCCCAACCCCAGAGCCCAGTTTTAGTTCCAAACCTGACTCAGATGCCACACCCTGCAGCGAGCACCCACACACTGgcacgcaaacacacacactcagacacacgcagacacacacacacacacatggagcCATGTGGAGATACTGCATTCGCATTGAGCGGCGATTTGCAGGCATCAGCGTTATTTGCCGAATTTAATCAGCGCACTGACACGAGAGCACCACAAGACTCG
This genomic window contains:
- the LOC120444956 gene encoding zinc finger CCCH domain-containing protein 18 isoform X6 → MMEWLPRGLPSIHAPIPICVPPKAGQKRPATSPAPHIPVPHHLQTPPGGGGGGLPGSSVANSPVPSSAGGNPLLNHALPSNHIGTPSPQQHQHQQHQQQQQQQHQAQQQAQQQAVAAAVQQQLAAGVGLPPGAIGAASASSRGSFAAALRTLAKQADIKEEDVGGDRSVPTSGAGGPPPSSAGPGALNSVAGRVGTERPGEDRVSSNKKRSPPSPQPPEKIARLSHAPQTASLQPELLARSGFQPYRSDERLMHPAGAFPLEAYSHFAGLPGIPPAFLNPAGLPYTEQLYLEHRYQLFRAAGAHPSHPHAAALYPQMASPYSHLYSMMPGAALGISPAMHDRMKLEEEHRARLAREEEREREIQREKERELREQREKEQREKEQREKEQREREQREKEQREKEARERKLRDEERERERERQQLLTASHHYSNQLYSPLNRNLLGSMIPHLNMSLRGPPGALHGLPGMSHYHAAAANAQRQSPHGAMGLNLGMAGLPGVPQLGGHGPNLQHHLQQAAMGLAHPGAAGLTHPGFSAAALGLGAHPHSLNLSHPHMSPHHPASLAHQLPPHTSSAGGGGLSNSIPVTASSSLSATSPHTSLNLTSSVKLSADQVPTSTPSGGVSGSGMPPTTSSSHIPNMGHYYHHGHLAAMHAAAAAASGMTPTAAHQQQPLSLPSSPKITPPITPSSSANGGRAGGSPHAMRHHIAAAVAAAAQQSAMIDKAATPVTHEPTTLDLTGSNSNSSNQAPSNASSGQPTNHEVNGAESNGGASQAESKEHLAIKEDGHKSSPPPVALEKKPATPNAAADKPIHPDSSPENSSRRSASPQSDANNSLPAVSAAAAASGKCKEETPKILDSDTTATTQTDIGEEKQRARLSVSPTPTPTATPPKTMVASPDTVSTSGGVTSTTSGTTPPPVVSSSTSSASKVPALTSDEVSTSAATSAAEPTR
- the LOC120444956 gene encoding uncharacterized protein LOC120444956 isoform X3, translated to MAQNLTMLVAESNGSNNSTTNSNENSNSSNTPVIFKPKDTNGWKDYKKLKTYLILKDQQSEKASHKPESERSYQLRKRSTPVAERTTFVCYTCGTDTPSSQLRLVYCCPNAEREPYYPFIKTMKVYKNASPISPQGMVQVCSACNEKHSGLAEGGPPPATSSTHSALGAGSPSAGHSLESNSAMYSTSGAITGNSGAQFGGRNSPSEKSLANSDSMSNVRFRPYETNSNNSNSNTARDLKQIRRSDSRPNSPSSSQGAIENGHGQYPCSICKVLCPSNKMDWLSTSAEHMNSHAMHFPCLKANAVTSNNNNNNNTNNNNNNNNNNNHELNSNRVLACKDCKDYLASQWETMDAERVPLEHRRYNIPSPMLTSSSPNGSRHGAISINTPPSTPSISSSTPASTSIYCYLCGLHSDLTLARVLYASKEGSRPYFPLLLKHNSLPNAEQLRNNSALVCTFCYHSMLNQWRKYEAQSPSVNPADRKYNWHDYNCHLCGITTYRKRVRALPVNEFPFVKHQKSDDGLLLENGEYAVVCLDCYESLRQQASQHDRFGVPISRRAYNWVPQPPPPEDSPESAVARLPCGERTDRIHINNALRPVPGKKTTSPKQYDKSKEVPPKAGQKRPATSPAPHIPVPHHLQTPPGGGGGGLPGSSVANSPVPSSAGGNPLLNHALPSNHIGTPSPQQHQHQQHQQQQQQQHQAQQQAQQQAVAAAVQQQLAAGVGLPPGAIGAASASSRGSFAAALRTLAKQADIKEEDVGGDRSVPTSGAGGPPPSSAGPGALNSVAGRVGTERPGEDRVSSNKKRSPPSPQPPEKIARLSHAPQTASLQPELLARSGFQPYRSDERLMHPAGAFPLEAYSHFAGLPGIPPAFLNPAGLPYTEQLYLEHRYQLFRAAGAHPSHPHAAALYPQMASPYSHLYSMMPGAALGISPAMHDRMKLEEEHRARLAREEEREREIQREKERELREQREKEQREKEQREKEQREREQREKEQREKEARERKLRDEERERERERQQLLTASHHYSNQLYSPLNRNLLGSMIPHLNMSLRGPPGALHGLPGMSHYHAAAANAQRQSPHGAMGLNLGMAGLPGVPQLGGHGPNLQHHLQQAAMGLAHPGAAGLTHPGFSAAALGLGAHPHSLNLSHPHMSPHHPASLAHQLPPHTSSAGGGGLSNSIPVTASSSLSATSPHTSLNLTSSVKLSADQVPTSTPSGGVSGSGMPPTTSSSHIPNMGHYYHHGHLAAMHAAAAAASGMTPTAAHQQQPLSLPSSPKITPPITPSSSANGGRAGGSPHAMRHHIAAAVAAAAQQSAMIDKAATPVTHEPTTLDLTGSNSNSSNQAPSNASSGQPTNHEVNGAESNGGASQAESKEHLAIKEDGHKSSPPPVALEKKPATPNAAADKPIHPDSSPENSSRRSASPQSDANNSLPAVSAAAAASGKCKEETPKILDSDTTATTQTDIGEEKQRARLSVSPTPTPTATPPKTMVASPDTVSTSGGVTSTTSGTTPPPVVSSSTSSASKVPALTSDEVSTSAATSAAEPTR